From a single Drosophila sulfurigaster albostrigata strain 15112-1811.04 chromosome 3, ASM2355843v2, whole genome shotgun sequence genomic region:
- the LOC133845172 gene encoding ras-related protein Rab-32 isoform X2: MATSVIRCSVVSSSAGRRNLCDSLAEHGQLASVEKSKSVTHLDAVNSDSSIENSCACLGCQCKVNDTVNFKANDTWPVEHKHQPLNVGSLGTLSAKESPLLARRQQQQQEKVQQLIVESSPHYSLRSATPSYAERKPQIDLSAVEALQQTADMPAVRTMDINRNNGYLYNGTIMSPSSEKREHLYKILVIGELGTGKTSFIKRYVHQFFSQNYRATIGVDFALKVLHWDANTIVRLQLWDIAGQERFGNMTRVYYKEAVGAFIVFDVTRSGTFDCVSKWKEDLDSKVQLPDGSPIPCILLANKCDQEKQGIVTQPERMDEYVRENGFAGWFETSAKENINIDEAARALVNKILINDKLIAADANDEEKFNLSTAGEAGAEAKNKCSC; the protein is encoded by the exons ATGGCAACCAGCGTTATACGCTGCAGCGTTGTCTCATCCTCAGCTGGACGCCGCAACCTTTGCGATTCTTTGGCAGAGCACGGCCAACTAGCGTCTGTGGAGAAGTCCAAGTCGGTCACTCACCTTGATGCGGTAAATAGTGACAGTAGCATTGAGAACAGCTGTGCTTGCCTGGGTTGTCAGTGCAAAGTCAACGATACCGTTAACTTCAAAGCTAACGACACGTGGCCAGTGGAACACAAGCATCAGCCGTTGAACGTCGGTTCCTTGGGCACCCTCAGCGCCAAAGAGTCGCCGCTTCTAGcacgacgacaacagcaacagcaggagaaAGTGCAACAACTGATAGTCGAATCCTCACCGCACTACTCGTTGCGTAGTGCGACTCCTTCATACGCAGAGCGGAAGCCACAAATCGATCTCAGCGCCGTCGAGGCGCTCCAGCAAACAGCGGATATGCCTGCGGTACGCACCATGGATATCAATCGCAACAATGGCTATCTCTATAACGGG aCCATCATGTCGCCCAGCAGCGAGAAGCGCGAACATCTCTACAAGATTCTAGTCATCGGTGAGCTGGGAACGGGCAAAACATCGTTCATCAAGCGCTATGTGCATCAGTTCTTTAGCCAGAACTATCGTGCCACCATTGGCGTTGATTTTGCCCTCAAGGTGCTGCACTGGGATGCCAATACGATAGTGCGACTGCAGCTCTGGGATATCGCTGGCCAGGAGCGCTTCGGCAACATGACCCGTGTCTACTACAAGGAGGCGGTCGGTGCCTTCATTGTCTTCGATGTGACGCGCAGCGGCACTTTTGATTGTGTCAGCAAGTGGAAGGAGGATCTGGACTCCAAGGTGCAGCTGCCCGACGGCAGTCCCATACCCTGCATATTGCTGGCCAATAAA TGCGATCAGGAGAAACAGGGCATTGTGACGCAGCCGGAGCGAATGGATGAATATGTGCGGGAGAATGGCTTTGCCGGCTGGTTTGAGACTTCCGCCAAAGAGAACATCAACATCGACGAAGCCGCTCGTGCCTTGGTGAATAAA ATACTCATCAATGACAAACTGATAGCTGCCGATGCAAATGATGAGGAGAAATTCAATCTGAGCACTGCCGGCGAAGCGGGCGCAGAGGCGAAGAACAAATGCTCCTGCTGA
- the LOC133845172 gene encoding AF4/FMR2 family member lilli isoform X1 — protein MPNAEPKKGKSKASKAKEATSEAEATAAVKGRAGADAAVKAVRSEAGAEEATATEAGASTADELEATQSKVKTRSRFSAAFRSLSKSKTPKKEQEQQPVGSGAEDVTSIGDISTDSGIKAGQKKKSLTRRLLLGSLKKSKVRPHSIATSDDISVRSSSREILGGGVSGGGGGRGGNTLPSPSSSTLQITISGKKVETVKGKPKSKSKSQSQSRGAVSETTTDYLTPTTAAATATTATTIAVATGGDKATSTTTTTTQSTTGSSRTTKLIVAKVSKEPVAKKKLKAAQTTAQQQQQQQQQQQQQQQHTLPLLEEKIVITESKRDTPPRERAPAKPSRANIQSSASSGAVRKQSRHELMQQQQQQRGHRLFRPLTTFDGPTTASLEQPVTSPATPPSPEPLPPTYPPPPPPPSSTIVVVSLSDVEESSRSTDNVSLAESAGQHIARSPSPHSPHSSAPQVRFAVGSAVRGPAADAYEAALAAAASQQPSSNEETSDSSLRRLSFAQQQFALSDHDSIEGRRETLRYQSVASDYNEDDSRSDDEEAAAEEQKEQRVGKPMPAFGDLTMAQEMEPTIMSPSSEKREHLYKILVIGELGTGKTSFIKRYVHQFFSQNYRATIGVDFALKVLHWDANTIVRLQLWDIAGQERFGNMTRVYYKEAVGAFIVFDVTRSGTFDCVSKWKEDLDSKVQLPDGSPIPCILLANKCDQEKQGIVTQPERMDEYVRENGFAGWFETSAKENINIDEAARALVNKILINDKLIAADANDEEKFNLSTAGEAGAEAKNKCSC, from the exons atgccaaacgCGGAAccaaaaaaaggcaaaagcaaagcgagtAAAGCGAAAGAGGCAACATCAGAAGcggaagcaacagcagcagttaaaGGCAGAGCCGGAGCTGATGCAGCAGTCAAGGCAGTGAGATCGGAAGCTGGAGCAGAGGAAGCAACTGCCACAGAAGCTGGCGCATCGACAGCGGATGAACTGGAGGCAACGCAGTCAAAGGTCAAGACACGTTCCCGCTTCTCGGCCGCCTTTCGCAGTCTGTCCAAGTCGAAGACGCCCAagaaggagcaggagcagcaaccgGTTGGTAGTGGAGCTGAGGACGTGACCAGCATTGGGGACATAAGCACCGACAGTGGCATCAAGGCGGGTCAGAAAAAGAAGAGTTTGACACGGCGTTTGCTGCTCGGCAGTCTGAAGAAAAGCAAAGTGCGTCCACACAGCATAGCGACCAGCGATGACATTAGTgtgagaagcagcagcagagagatTTTAGGTGGAGGTGTGagtggaggaggagggggaaggggaggcaACACATTACCAtcgcccagcagcagcacgctGCAGATAACCATAAGTGGCAAGAAAGTGGAGACGGTCAAAGGCAAACcgaagagcaaaagcaaaagccagaGCCAAAGCAGAGGCGCAGTCAGCGAGACGACAACGGATTACCTGACaccaacgacagcagcagcaacagcgacaacagcgacaacaattgctgttgcaactggaGGCGACAAagcaacaagcacaacaacgacaacgacacaaTCCACAACTGGCAGCAGTCGCACCACAAAGCTAATTGTGGCCAAGGTGTCCAAAGAGCCAGTTGCCAAGAAGAAGCTCAAAGCAGCGCAGAccacagcacaacaacagcaacaacagcaacagcagcaacagcaacagcaacaacacacactgCCTCTCTTGGAGGAGAAAATCGTTATCACCGAGAGCAAGCGAGATACGCCGCCGCGTGAGCGAGCACCGGCGAAGCCAAGTCGTGCCAACATTCAGTCGTCAGCCAGCAGCGGAGCAGTGCGCAAGCAGAGTCGCCACGAATtgatgcaacagcagcaacagcaacgcggACATCGACTCTTTAGACCCCTAACTACATTCGACGGCCCAACAACGGCCAGCCTAGAGCAGCCAGTGACGTCGCCAGCGACGCCTCCAAGCCCAGAGCCACTGCCACCCACATATCCacctccgccaccgccacccAGCTCCACAATCGTTGTGGTCAGTCTCAGCGACGTCGAGGAGTCCAGCCGCAGCACAGACAACGTTTCGCTAGCCGAGAGTGCGGGTCAACACATCGCGCGCTCGCCTTCGCCTCACAGTCCGCACAGCTCAGCACCTCAGGTGCGCTTTGCCGTTGGCAGCGCTGTGCGCGGTCCCGCCGCTGACGCCTACGAAGCGGCGCTCGCAGCTGCCGCCTCACAGCAGCCCAGCTCGAACGAGGAGACGAGCGATTCCAGTTTGCGTCGCCTGAGCTTTGCCCAGCAGCAGTTTGCGTTGAGTGATCACGACAGCATCGAGGGAAGGCGTGAAACGTTGCGATATCAATCGGTTGCGAGTGATTACAACGAGGACGATTCACGCTCAGACGACGAGGAGGCGGCAGCGGAGGAGCAGAAGGAGCAGAGGGTGGGCAAACCTATGCCGGCCTTTGGTGATTTGACCATGGCACAGGAAATGGAACCG aCCATCATGTCGCCCAGCAGCGAGAAGCGCGAACATCTCTACAAGATTCTAGTCATCGGTGAGCTGGGAACGGGCAAAACATCGTTCATCAAGCGCTATGTGCATCAGTTCTTTAGCCAGAACTATCGTGCCACCATTGGCGTTGATTTTGCCCTCAAGGTGCTGCACTGGGATGCCAATACGATAGTGCGACTGCAGCTCTGGGATATCGCTGGCCAGGAGCGCTTCGGCAACATGACCCGTGTCTACTACAAGGAGGCGGTCGGTGCCTTCATTGTCTTCGATGTGACGCGCAGCGGCACTTTTGATTGTGTCAGCAAGTGGAAGGAGGATCTGGACTCCAAGGTGCAGCTGCCCGACGGCAGTCCCATACCCTGCATATTGCTGGCCAATAAA TGCGATCAGGAGAAACAGGGCATTGTGACGCAGCCGGAGCGAATGGATGAATATGTGCGGGAGAATGGCTTTGCCGGCTGGTTTGAGACTTCCGCCAAAGAGAACATCAACATCGACGAAGCCGCTCGTGCCTTGGTGAATAAA ATACTCATCAATGACAAACTGATAGCTGCCGATGCAAATGATGAGGAGAAATTCAATCTGAGCACTGCCGGCGAAGCGGGCGCAGAGGCGAAGAACAAATGCTCCTGCTGA